TCGTTTCCTCGTCAGTCGTCTCTTCTTCGGTCGCTTCCTCGTCAGTCGTCTCTTCTTCGGTCGCTTCCTCGTCGGTGGTCGTCTCTTCGTCCGTGGTTTCTTCCTCAGTCGTCTCTTCGTCCGTGGTTTCTTCCTCAGTCGTCTCTTCGTCCGTGGTTTCTTCCTCAGTCGTCTCTTCGTCCGTGGTTTCTTCCTCAGTCGTCTCTTCCTCGGTGGTCTCGCCGTCCTCGGATTCCGTTTCGGTGTCCGTCTCTTCAGTCTCGTTTTCCGCGCCCGGGAAGTCGATCGTCTTGCTGGCGTCCTGGGTCGTGGCGACGCGGAAGGTCGGTGGCATCTCCTCGCCGTCCTCGGGGACGTTCCCGAGCGCCCACGCGGTGTGGGCGACGCCGCTCTCCAGGGAGAGGTCCGTACTGGCGACGACCGACCCGTCGTTGTCCTCGGCCGCGACTCTGACCTCGACGGTGTAGTCGCCGGCCGGGACGTTCGCGTACTCGGTCGCCTCGGTGTACGAGACGTTCTCCGCGAGGACCGTCTCGCCGGTCGCTGCTTCGTCAGTCGCTTCTGCCTCCTCAGTTGCGGTCTCTTCGTCGGTCTCGTTTGCCTCCGTCTCGGTCGCTGTCTCCTCGGTGGCGCTGTCCTCGCCGCTCTCGACGGCGACGATATCGACTGCCGGCGCGTTCGGCGAGAGGTGAGCGATCCGGAGTGCAGCCTCGTCGTCTGCCGGGGTCGCGGCGCTATCGTCGTAGGCCACGGGGACGACCCCGCCCTCGCTGTCGTTTGCGGCGATCGCCGCGGTCACGGTCGTCACCGACCGCGGTTCGAGGTCGACGGTCTCGTTGAACACGACCTCGTCGGGCGTGTCGACGACGGAGACTGTTATCGTGTGGTTGCCCGACTCCAGGGCGATGTAGTCGCTGAACGTGTCGAACGCGACGCCCTCGGCGACGGTCTCGTTGTCGACGGAGACGTCGACCGACGCCGCACCGGGCGCGGCGTGGGCGATGCGCAGGTACGACGTGTTCTGTGTGCTCAACTCTGTGTCGTCGGCGTCGTCCTCGGCCTGCTGGCCGAAGCCGACCCCGACGAAGGCCGCGCTCGCCACGAGCGCGACCGAGAGGACCAATACGAGTGCGGTACTGCGTGTGCTGTCTGGCATGCACTGGAGTCATTCGTCCTCTCCCCCTTTGTTATGCGAGAGCAAGCGCCCGCCCGCCGCCACCGCCGGTGTGGGCTCGCTACGGTGCTCCGGAGTAAGCCGGTCGTTTGTCTCGCGCTCGCTCGATAACGACCGCTTGTTTGCCGGCACGATCCCGCCGCCGGGACGCGGAAAGCGAATCGTATCGACGGAGCGACGCCGCCAGCGGAGATAAGACGAGATTACCCCGGAGTCGTGCGGACGGTATCACAACTACCATACCGTTCGGCGACGACCGTTCACAACACTTAGAGGTGGCTTCAGTGACGAAAAAAAGCGAATACACGGACGACTATCCCGACAAGACGCTGTACATTCCCGGCCCGACCGAGGTCCGCGACGACGTGATCCAGGCGATGGCCCAGCCGATGTTCGGCCACCGGATGGACCGGATGACCGACCTCTACACGACCATCGTCGAGGACACGAAGACGTTCCTCGGCACCGACAACGACGTGATCATCCTCACGGGCTCGGGGACGGAGTTCTGGGAGGCGTCGACGCTGAACCTCGTCGACGAGAACATCCTCGTGCCGACCTGTGGCAGCTTCAGCGAGCGCCACGCCAACGTCGCCGAGCGTCTCGGCAAGGACGTGGACCGACTCGAATACGAGTGGGGACAGGCGATCAAGCCCGAGGACATCCGCGCGGAACTGGAGGCCAGCGACAAGCACTACGACGTGGTCGCGACGGTGATGAACGAGTCTTCGACCGGCGTCCGCAACCCGATCGAGGAGATCGGCGACGTGATCGCCGAGTACCCGGACACCTACTTCGTCGTCGACGCCGTCTCCTCGCTCGGCGGTGACTACGTCGACATCGACCAGCACAACGTCGACGTGATCTTCGCCTCGACCCAGAAGGCCTTCGCCATGCCGCCGGGACTGACCGTCTGTGTCGTCAGCGACGACGCCTACGACCGCGAGATCGAGAAAGAGTCCGCCTCGTGGTACGGCGGCTTCCAGCGCTGTCTGGACTACTACGACCGGAAGGGACAGACTCACTCGACGCCCGCCATCCCGATCATGCTGGCCTACCGCAAGCAGATGAAGCACATGCTCGACGAGGGCCACCAGGGCCGCGACCAGCGCCACCGCGAGATGGCCGAGTACACCCGCGAGTGGGCGCGCGATCACTTCGATATGTTCCCCGAGGAGGGGTACGAGTCCCAGACGGTCTCGTGTATCGAGAACACGCGGGGCATCGACGTGGCCGCCACCATCGAGGAAGTCTCCGAGAAGTACGACATGGTGTTCTCGAACGGCTACGGCTCCGCGCTGGGCGAGGAGACGTTCCGGATCGGCCACATGGGCGAACACGACGTCGAGTCGATCCGGACGCTGACCGACGCCATCGAAGACGTCGCGGACCTGTAACGCTCCCGTCGCACGCTGTCTGCCGTCTCTGGTAGCGGGCCGATCGAGCGCGCTGCATTATCAATTGTGGAATCTGGGGCCACAGCTTCAAGAGTCGTATCGAGTTTGTTTCCAGTAAGATGCAATCACGGACAGTCACGTGGCTCGCCTCGCAGTACAGCCGCCGTATCGGCACGGCGCTGGCGATCACGTTGGGAGTGACAGTCGGCTTCGGCGCGGTCTTCGCTGGCCACGTCGCCACCTCGCCGGAGGCCGGCCTCGCCGGACTCGCGGGGACGATCTTCGTCCTCACGCTCAACCTCGGCCTGCTCGGCATCGTGTTGGCCGGCAACGTCGCGGTCGAGCTCAGACAGCTCACCGACGCGGCCGCCGCGATCGAGGACGGCGACCTCGACGCCACCCCCGAGGTCGATCGGGCCGACGAGTTCGGGCGGCTCGCCGACGCGTTCGACAGCATGCGCGACTCGCTCACGTCGGCCTTCGACGAGTCGGAGGCCGCTCGCAAAGAGGCCGAACAGGCAAAGTCGGAGGCCGAAACGGCCCGCGCCGAGGCCGAGGAGTTCAACGACCAGCTGGTCGACCAGGCCGAGACGATCGGGGACGCGATGGCGGCCGCCGCCGACGGCGACTTCACCACGCGGCTGACGGCCGACAGCGAGGTCGACGCGATCGAGCGGATCGCCGACGCCTACGAGGAGATGACCGTCGACCTCTCTGAGACCGTCGGCGAGATTCGGGCCTTCGCGACGACGGTCGAAGAGACCAGCGGGGCCGTCGCCGAGGACGCCGCCGAGGTCGAGCGCCTCAACGAGTCGCTGGCGACCGACATCCGTGAACTCGCCAGTGACGTGTCCGGACAGGCCGAACGCCTCCAGAGCGCGGTCGCCGAGACGAACGACCTCTCGGCGACGATCGAGGAAGTCGCTTCGACGACCGACGAGGTCGCGGGGCGGGCGACCGAAGCCGCCGAAGTCGGTGAGGTCGGCGCAGAGCGCACCGAGGAGGCAGTCGAGACGATCGAACACGTCGCCGACGCCGTCGACGAACTCGACCGGCTCGTCACCGCCCTCGACGAACGGATGGACGAGGTCGCAGAGACGACTGGCCTCATCGACGAGATCGCCCAACAGACCGACATGCTCGCGCTCAACGCCAACATCGAGGCCTCCCACGCCGGAAGCGGTGGCGACGGGTTCGCCGTCGTCGCCGACGAGGTGAAGGGGCTGGCCGAGCAGACCCAGGACGCCATCGACGAGATCGAGTCGATCGTCGACGGTGCCCGCGACGACGTGGACGACGTGACCGAGGAGATGGCGCTGACGCGCCGCCGGATCGACGACGGCGTCGAGACGGTGACCGAAGCCGGAGAGACGCTGGGCACGCTGACCGAGACCGTCGACGACGTGGACGACGCGATGGCGGAGATCGCCCGTGCGACCGACGACGGCGCGGCCGCCACAGAGGAGGTCTCGGCGGCGCTCGACCAGGTCGCCGACTCCGCCCAGCAGGTGGCGACTCGCTCGAACGAGCTGGCCGACACGGCCGAGCAGACGGCGTCGACGATGCGTGGCGTTCGAAAGCGCGCCGACGAGCTGAGCGACCAGACGGCCGACCTGATGGCACTGCTGGACTCGTTCGAGACCAGAGAGACGGGCACTACCGGGACAGTGCAGACCGCGAGCGCAACGGCGGGTGACGACGATGATTGAGGCGACGACCGTCCACGGTCTCACCGCCGTGGTCTACGCAGTCGCCCTCGTCGTCTTGCTGGGGTGGCTCCGCCGGGTCTCGGCGGAACACCGCCGGTTCTGTACACCTATCGTGCTGGTCGTCGGGATCGCCGGAGTGGCGTCGACACTTGTCGCTGCCGGCGTCGGGACGTTCACGGTCAACGGTAGCGAAGTCGTCGTCCCGCTGTTCGTCGAATCGATGATCGCGTACGGGGTGCTGTACGCCGTGATGGCACGACTCGCCGACGTGGAGGGTCGCGCGCTCGCGGTCATCGTGCTCACGCCGGTCGTCCAGCGCATCGCCTTCGAGGTCGCGGCGGTCTCGGGCGGGATCGTCGCCCTGCTCGGTCTGGTGACCGTCGTCGGCGGGCACCTCGCGATCGCCGCCTACCTCCTGGGACCGATCTGGACGCAGGCACAGGCAGTACCCGAGCAGCGCCGCCTCCTCCACTGGAAGGCCCGAAATCTGGTGTTGTTCCTCATCGGAATGTTGATCGTCTACGCCGTCATCTCGCTGTTCGGCGTCTTCGACGCCTTCGTCGCGCTGGTGATCCAGCAGTACATGGCCGTCCTCATCCGCGTGGGCTTTGCCGGGTTCCTGCTGGCGAACCTCGACGCGATCGGAGCCGCGTCGTTGCGTCCCTCGACCGCGTCCGGGGCGACGCCGGCCGACTGATACGGATTATTGTAGCCGTTTGCCCGGTCGACCGCACACTGTCGTGCGGTTGATCCGGTAAAGATCTACAATAATCCGTATGATACTGTCGGCTGACGGGACGCCGTCGCTCGCGCGCACCGCGCTGTCACTGCCAGCGGGGTGGCGACGAGAACCGCTCTCTGGCCCGTAATCACTGCTTACTCTCGATAACCCGAACCTGTGGCGAGGTAAGCGAGTCGTTCTCGCCCCGGCCGGCTCGCACCGAACTGGCAAGCAACTGCCGAGTGTCCGACCGTCGCTGGGCTGTGGGTGTGACAACCCGGTTGCCACCCCGTAAAAATCCCCTTTAACGGTAAGATCACTGTACTCGACTATGCCGGAACCTAACGGCGACCGGAACCGTACTGCACCGACGACAGAGCTCCCCGTCAGCCGACGCCGCTGTCTGGAACTGACCGGACTGATGCTCATGAGTGGCGCTGGCGTCGGCGCTGCCAGCGCACGCGATGCGGAGTCGGCCGCGGCGGCCGACGACGACGTGACCGGCCGCGCGTCGGAACCGGCTGGCGAGAGCGACACTGACGAGGCTCCGGTCGTCGGCGGCGGCACCGGATACGAGAACACCGTCGGACCGGATCAGGCGGACGTTACCGTCGGTACGCGGAGCGAACTCCAGGACGCGCTGGGCAACGCGTCCAGTGGCGACGTGGTGTACGTCGCTGGGGACGCGACCATCGACATGGGGGGTGCGGAGTGGTCGATCCCCGAGGGCGTCACGCTGGCCTCGGATCGCGGGATCGAGGGCGCACCCGGCGGCCACCTCCAGACGACCGATCTCCCGTGGCCGATGTTCGTCGTCCGCGCGAACGCTCGCGTGACCGGCCTGCGCGTCAGCGGCCAGTACGACGAGTACGTCGACCTTACCGACGGACCGGTCAGTATCGGGCTGCAGGTCGCCGAGAGCGGCGTCGAGATCGACAACAACGAAGTCTTCGGCTTCTCTCACGCCGCCATCCGGCCCTTCGACGACACCCACGTCCACCACAACGACGTCCACCACAACCCGATGGACGGCCTGGGCTACGGCGTCAGCGTCACCCGGGGCGAGCCCCTGATCGAGTACAACTACTTCAACTACAACCGCCACAGCGTCGCCGGCAGCGGCAACTGCGGCTACACCGCCCGGTACAACCACTTCGGGCCGGAGACGGTCGATCACGTCATCGACCAGCACGAGCCCGGCGGGACGACCATGGAGATCCACCACAACACCGTCGAGGCCGTCTCCCACGTCCAGGACGGCGGCGAACCGGAAGCGGTCGCGATCCGGGGCACGCCCGACGACGTGGCCGCGATTCATCACAACTGGTTCTACAACCCCGACGAGCCGAAGTCGACCCCCGCCGACTGGGACGGCAGCGCGATCACGCAGGTCCACACGAGCGACTGGGCGAACGTCGAGTACGAGGCCAACCACTACGGCAGCGACGAGCCCGACCCGGACGTGGGATGCCCCCGGTAAGGCCGTCCTACTGCCGTCGACGGTGTAACGCGTCGATCGCTTGCCCACACAGTCTCCGCTGACCCGTCGCCCGCCGCCCGCCCTCACCGCCGCTTTCGGGATAGCTCCTTTTAACCCCCGACGGCCACACCCACAGCGTATGAGTTCGGAGACGGAGCCGACACCACCACCGGACAACCCCTACGTCGAGGACCCATCTACCGACTTCGCACCGGTCGAACAGCTCAGCCAGGACGAGGCCCGCGAGCAGGCCGCGGCGCTCCGCGAGGCGATCCGGTACCACGACTACCGCTACTACGTGCAGGCCGATCCGGTCATCGGCGACCGGGCCTACGACGCCCTCTTTTCGCGGCTCGGAGCCCTCGAAGACGCCTTCGATCTCGACCGCGGGGACAGCCCCACCCAGCGCGTCGGGGGCGAGCCGCTGGACGAACTGGCGTCGGTCGAGCACGTCGCGCCGATGGGGTCGATCGACCAGGGCGGCGAGGCCGACGAGGTCCGCGAGTTCGACCGCCGGGTCCGGGATCGACTGGCAGACGCCGGCTACGAGGACGAGATCGACTACTTCTGTGAGCCGAAGTTCGACGGGCTCTCCGTCGAGATCGTCTACGAGGACGGCCGGTACCAGCGGGCCGCCACCCGCGGCGACGGCGAGGTCGGCGAGGACGTGACCGAGAACGTCCGCACGATCGCCAGCGTCCCCCAGCGCCTGCGCGGTGACTACCCCGACTATCTCGCCGTGCGA
Above is a genomic segment from Halomicrobium sp. LC1Hm containing:
- a CDS encoding DUF4397 domain-containing protein, translated to MPDSTRSTALVLVLSVALVASAAFVGVGFGQQAEDDADDTELSTQNTSYLRIAHAAPGAASVDVSVDNETVAEGVAFDTFSDYIALESGNHTITVSVVDTPDEVVFNETVDLEPRSVTTVTAAIAANDSEGGVVPVAYDDSAATPADDEAALRIAHLSPNAPAVDIVAVESGEDSATEETATETEANETDEETATEEAEATDEAATGETVLAENVSYTEATEYANVPAGDYTVEVRVAAEDNDGSVVASTDLSLESGVAHTAWALGNVPEDGEEMPPTFRVATTQDASKTIDFPGAENETEETDTETESEDGETTEEETTEEETTDEETTEEETTDEETTEEETTDEETTEEETTDEETTTDEEATEEETTDEEATEEETTDEETTEEETTDEETTTDEEATEEETTDEETTTDEEATETEAAT
- a CDS encoding alanine--glyoxylate aminotransferase family protein; translated protein: MTKKSEYTDDYPDKTLYIPGPTEVRDDVIQAMAQPMFGHRMDRMTDLYTTIVEDTKTFLGTDNDVIILTGSGTEFWEASTLNLVDENILVPTCGSFSERHANVAERLGKDVDRLEYEWGQAIKPEDIRAELEASDKHYDVVATVMNESSTGVRNPIEEIGDVIAEYPDTYFVVDAVSSLGGDYVDIDQHNVDVIFASTQKAFAMPPGLTVCVVSDDAYDREIEKESASWYGGFQRCLDYYDRKGQTHSTPAIPIMLAYRKQMKHMLDEGHQGRDQRHREMAEYTREWARDHFDMFPEEGYESQTVSCIENTRGIDVAATIEEVSEKYDMVFSNGYGSALGEETFRIGHMGEHDVESIRTLTDAIEDVADL
- a CDS encoding methyl-accepting chemotaxis protein: MQSRTVTWLASQYSRRIGTALAITLGVTVGFGAVFAGHVATSPEAGLAGLAGTIFVLTLNLGLLGIVLAGNVAVELRQLTDAAAAIEDGDLDATPEVDRADEFGRLADAFDSMRDSLTSAFDESEAARKEAEQAKSEAETARAEAEEFNDQLVDQAETIGDAMAAAADGDFTTRLTADSEVDAIERIADAYEEMTVDLSETVGEIRAFATTVEETSGAVAEDAAEVERLNESLATDIRELASDVSGQAERLQSAVAETNDLSATIEEVASTTDEVAGRATEAAEVGEVGAERTEEAVETIEHVADAVDELDRLVTALDERMDEVAETTGLIDEIAQQTDMLALNANIEASHAGSGGDGFAVVADEVKGLAEQTQDAIDEIESIVDGARDDVDDVTEEMALTRRRIDDGVETVTEAGETLGTLTETVDDVDDAMAEIARATDDGAAATEEVSAALDQVADSAQQVATRSNELADTAEQTASTMRGVRKRADELSDQTADLMALLDSFETRETGTTGTVQTASATAGDDDD
- a CDS encoding bacteriorhodopsin; its protein translation is MIEATTVHGLTAVVYAVALVVLLGWLRRVSAEHRRFCTPIVLVVGIAGVASTLVAAGVGTFTVNGSEVVVPLFVESMIAYGVLYAVMARLADVEGRALAVIVLTPVVQRIAFEVAAVSGGIVALLGLVTVVGGHLAIAAYLLGPIWTQAQAVPEQRRLLHWKARNLVLFLIGMLIVYAVISLFGVFDAFVALVIQQYMAVLIRVGFAGFLLANLDAIGAASLRPSTASGATPAD